In Fimbriiglobus ruber, a genomic segment contains:
- a CDS encoding MFS transporter translates to MSVSAPDSTTDGFLTLFGRRSYLLFLSGRFCGVLATGSQAVIIGWEVYEIARQTMSVAEASFMVGMIGLAQFLPLFALTLFAGETADRYDRRYILAACFATQLLTAAGFAGHSEFGGGLWPIFALAALFGCARAFFQPAASALGPMLVPRHLLPRAIATNSLAAQLASILGPALGGLLCAASPSLGYGVCSGLYAIAGTCALLIRANTRPVVEPGRSRVAQIREGLGYLWANKLVLGAISLDLFAVLLGGATGLLPVFARDVLDIGPQGFGVLRASPAVGALVVAGYLALSPIRSRAGVKMLLAVALFGVMTIVFALSRSFLLSAAALAVLGGADMVSVYIRQSLVQIATPDRMRGRVSAVSTLFIGASNELGEFESGVAARFLGPVGAVAFGGAGSLLVTGIWSRLFPPLRKADRLV, encoded by the coding sequence ATGTCCGTTTCCGCGCCGGATTCCACGACCGACGGCTTCCTGACGCTGTTCGGCCGCCGTTCCTACCTCCTCTTCCTCTCGGGCCGCTTCTGCGGCGTCCTGGCTACCGGCTCGCAAGCCGTCATCATCGGCTGGGAAGTGTACGAGATCGCCCGACAGACGATGTCCGTGGCGGAAGCCTCGTTCATGGTAGGCATGATCGGCCTCGCACAATTCCTCCCACTGTTCGCGCTGACTCTCTTCGCCGGCGAGACGGCCGACAGGTACGACCGGCGGTACATCCTGGCTGCCTGTTTCGCGACGCAACTGCTCACCGCCGCGGGGTTCGCGGGGCACTCCGAGTTCGGCGGCGGGCTCTGGCCGATCTTCGCCCTGGCAGCACTGTTCGGTTGTGCGCGAGCCTTCTTTCAACCGGCGGCCAGCGCGCTCGGACCCATGCTCGTCCCGCGACACCTGTTGCCGCGGGCGATCGCGACTAACTCGTTGGCCGCCCAGCTTGCCAGTATTCTCGGCCCCGCTCTTGGCGGCCTGCTCTGCGCGGCGTCCCCGTCTCTTGGCTATGGCGTGTGCAGCGGGTTGTACGCCATCGCGGGCACCTGCGCGCTGTTGATCCGGGCGAACACCCGGCCGGTGGTCGAGCCGGGGCGGTCGCGGGTCGCCCAGATTCGGGAAGGTCTTGGCTATCTCTGGGCCAACAAGCTGGTTCTCGGAGCCATCTCACTCGACCTGTTCGCCGTCCTGCTCGGCGGGGCCACCGGGTTACTCCCCGTGTTCGCTCGGGACGTGCTCGACATCGGGCCGCAAGGCTTTGGCGTCCTCCGGGCGTCCCCTGCCGTCGGAGCCCTGGTCGTGGCCGGGTATCTGGCGCTGAGCCCGATCCGCAGCCGGGCTGGGGTAAAGATGCTCTTGGCGGTCGCCTTGTTCGGGGTGATGACGATCGTGTTCGCTCTGTCCCGGTCGTTTCTCCTTTCCGCCGCAGCCCTGGCCGTGTTGGGCGGGGCCGACATGGTCTCAGTTTACATCCGCCAGAGCCTCGTCCAAATTGCGACGCCCGACCGGATGCGCGGGCGGGTGTCGGCCGTCTCGACCCTGTTCATCGGGGCGTCGAACGAGTTGGGTGAATTCGAGAGCGGGGTGGCGGCCCGGTTCCTGGGGCCGGTTGGCGCGGTGGCCTTCGGCGGTGCCGGGTCGTTACTCGTGACGGGTATTTGGTCGCGACTCTTCCCGCCCTTGCGGAAGGCGGACCGACTGGTCTGA
- a CDS encoding TIGR02996 domain-containing protein translates to MPPRRLVWPPSPADLERMAVAPSRFAPHPRELLDPAPFVAPGPQDMPSDERLLLDAVLADPDADGPRLAYADWCDRRGDCRGAFIRGQIAQHHHPETPTACPAVRPEWSVPLTPWSVRDIVFRRGFVEALSLTGRAFFSISDGLFRIAPIRDVRLIAVQPYTNEFARAANLARLDRLDLRGNQIGPAGVRHLAATPHLGLLTALDLSRNGLETAGVREVSAAPWRSQLHALALADNHLTAADVRTLLTDPGFATLDDLDLSDNPLGSEGAAVLAESGFLSRAKRLAICSTHLGPAGAAVLAGAVGRPEYLDLGFNALGNEGVAMLAAAPLLATVRQLALRGNRIGPTGAAALVRSDTLKSLSRLDLSVNQLDPRSVAALRERFETVAI, encoded by the coding sequence ATGCCCCCGCGTCGGCTCGTGTGGCCGCCTAGCCCGGCCGACCTGGAGCGCATGGCCGTGGCCCCGTCCCGGTTCGCCCCGCACCCGCGCGAACTTCTCGACCCTGCGCCGTTCGTGGCGCCTGGTCCGCAGGACATGCCTTCGGATGAGCGGCTACTGCTCGACGCCGTGTTGGCTGACCCGGACGCCGACGGTCCCCGGCTCGCTTACGCCGACTGGTGCGACCGCCGGGGCGACTGCCGCGGTGCCTTCATTCGCGGCCAAATCGCCCAGCACCATCACCCCGAGACACCAACCGCGTGCCCCGCGGTTCGCCCGGAATGGTCCGTGCCTCTCACCCCGTGGTCTGTACGGGACATCGTGTTCCGCCGCGGATTTGTTGAAGCCCTGTCGCTGACAGGCCGGGCGTTCTTTTCGATTAGCGATGGGCTATTCCGCATCGCCCCGATTCGCGACGTGCGACTGATCGCGGTTCAGCCTTACACGAACGAGTTCGCCCGCGCGGCGAATCTGGCCAGGCTCGACCGGCTCGACCTGCGCGGCAACCAGATCGGCCCGGCCGGCGTGCGTCACTTGGCCGCGACGCCACACCTCGGCCTCCTGACCGCCCTCGATCTGTCGCGAAATGGCCTGGAAACCGCGGGTGTGCGAGAAGTGTCCGCGGCTCCGTGGCGATCGCAACTCCACGCCCTCGCGCTGGCGGACAATCATCTTACCGCCGCAGACGTACGCACGCTGCTCACCGATCCCGGCTTCGCGACCCTCGACGACCTGGATCTCTCGGACAACCCGCTCGGCTCCGAAGGAGCGGCGGTGCTTGCGGAAAGCGGGTTCCTGTCGCGGGCCAAGCGGCTGGCGATATGTTCAACCCACCTCGGGCCGGCGGGCGCGGCCGTGTTGGCGGGTGCGGTCGGTCGGCCCGAGTATTTGGATCTGGGCTTCAACGCCCTGGGCAACGAAGGAGTCGCAATGCTCGCGGCCGCCCCGCTTCTGGCCACTGTGCGGCAACTCGCCCTTCGCGGGAACCGGATCGGCCCGACCGGTGCCGCGGCGCTGGTTCGGTCCGACACCCTTAAAAGTCTTTCGCGACTGGATTTGTCGGTGAATCAGCTCGATCCGCGGAGCGTGGCGGCGTTACGCGAGCGGTTTGAAACGGTGGCGATTTAA
- a CDS encoding protein phosphatase 2C domain-containing protein: protein MPIVDLRYASLSNAGTRRSHNQDACASYPARDATTFQTRGHLFIVADGMGGQGVGDKVSKQAVEDISLMYLGHVARDGPEAAIRRAFRAANEAIYDIGQSSQKLRGLGSTGTALFIRPEGAWIGHVGDSRAYRIRGNRIQQLTFDHSWVWEIARIQGIDPDEFGFQKNVIIRSLGLDAEVETDIEGPHPVEPGDRFLLCSDGLSNVVSPDELGAIVSAFPPDEACRYLVVLANLRGGPDNITCVVVQAPDVPEASRWSGMLQWARSTIASHFRAKQTGDTSRELHVYRDYEFTPGKPWSIPDWPRHFD from the coding sequence GTGCCTATCGTGGACCTCCGGTACGCCAGTTTGTCCAATGCCGGGACTCGGCGGAGTCACAATCAAGATGCTTGCGCATCGTATCCCGCGCGGGACGCTACCACCTTTCAAACACGGGGGCATTTATTCATCGTGGCCGACGGAATGGGCGGTCAGGGGGTCGGTGATAAAGTCAGCAAGCAAGCGGTCGAGGACATCTCGCTCATGTACCTCGGCCACGTCGCCCGCGACGGGCCGGAGGCTGCCATTCGTCGTGCGTTCCGCGCGGCCAACGAAGCGATTTACGACATCGGGCAGAGTAGCCAGAAACTCCGGGGATTGGGGTCGACCGGAACGGCTTTATTCATTCGCCCCGAAGGCGCGTGGATCGGACACGTCGGCGACAGCCGGGCGTATCGAATCCGTGGAAATCGAATTCAGCAACTGACGTTCGACCACTCCTGGGTATGGGAGATCGCCCGTATTCAGGGAATCGATCCCGATGAATTTGGCTTCCAGAAAAACGTCATCATCCGGTCCCTCGGATTGGACGCCGAGGTGGAAACCGATATTGAAGGACCGCACCCCGTCGAACCCGGGGACCGGTTCCTACTTTGCAGCGACGGCCTGAGCAACGTTGTCTCGCCGGATGAACTCGGAGCCATCGTCTCTGCGTTTCCCCCCGATGAGGCGTGTCGGTATCTCGTCGTACTCGCCAACCTGCGGGGCGGACCGGACAACATCACTTGCGTCGTAGTCCAGGCGCCCGACGTACCCGAAGCCAGTCGGTGGTCCGGAATGCTACAGTGGGCTCGGAGCACGATTGCGTCGCACTTCCGGGCGAAGCAAACGGGTGATACATCACGGGAACTTCACGTCTACCGGGATTACGAATTCACGCCCGGGAAGCCGTGGTCGATCCCGGACTGGCCCCGCCACTTCGATTGA